ACCATTTCCTTGATGGTCATGACTTCGCGGTCATCGCCCGGGTTCCAGCCGAGGAGAGCGAGATAGTTCACGAGCGTTTCGGGCAGGTAGCCAAGGTCGCGGAAGTCGCCCACGGAGGCGGCACCCTTGCGCTTACTGAGCTTACCGCCGTTCTTGTCGAGAATCACCGGCAGGTGGCACCATACGGGCGGCTGCCAGCCAAAGGCCTTATACAAAAGTTCGTGTTTCGGCGTAGAGCTGATCCATTCGTCACCGCGAAGCACATGCGTCGTACCCATCAGATGGTCGTCCACGACGCTTGCAAAATGGTAAGTCGGGTAACCATCGCGCTTGATGAGCACGAGGTCATCGAGAAGTTCGTTCTGGTAGCTGATGTGGCCGCGGATCATGTCGTCGAATTCGGTGACGCCGGTTTCCGGCACCTTGAAGCGGATGACGGCCTTTTCGCCGGCAGCAATGCGGGCTTCAGCTTCTTCGCGGCAGATGTTACGGCAGTGGCGGTCGTAACCCGTGACCGGCACATGAGACTTTTCCTGTTCAGCACGGACTTCTTGCAGGCGTTCCTCGGTGCAGAAGCAGTAGTAGGCGCAACCTGCATCCAGGAGCTTCTTGATTTCGCGGTGGTAGATATCCAGGCGTTCGCTCTGAAAGTACGGACCGCAGTCGCCTTCGCAACCCGGACCTTCATCCCACTGCAGGCCCAGCCACTTGAGGTCGCGCATCAAGTCGTGCAGTGCAGTCTCGTTATAACGCTTGCGGTCGGTATCTTCGATACGCAGATAGAACGTACCGCCCATGTGCTTGGCAAAAAAGTAGTTGTAGATAGCCGTGCGGGCACCGCCCA
The genomic region above belongs to uncultured Fibrobacter sp. and contains:
- the gltX gene encoding glutamate--tRNA ligase — protein: MCENCNSAKSPVRVRFAPSPTGYLHVGGARTAIYNYFFAKHMGGTFYLRIEDTDRKRYNETALHDLMRDLKWLGLQWDEGPGCEGDCGPYFQSERLDIYHREIKKLLDAGCAYYCFCTEERLQEVRAEQEKSHVPVTGYDRHCRNICREEAEARIAAGEKAVIRFKVPETGVTEFDDMIRGHISYQNELLDDLVLIKRDGYPTYHFASVVDDHLMGTTHVLRGDEWISSTPKHELLYKAFGWQPPVWCHLPVILDKNGGKLSKRKGAASVGDFRDLGYLPETLVNYLALLGWNPGDDREVMTIKEMVESFTLERINPKSASFDEKKLQWMNGQHIHMCDDAFLKGIMKEGLAAKGIDLSNEPEARLDEIVKQLKPRAHFVQDLAEMAVYFFVAPTTYDEKGAKKHFGEGSKEVATLVRDMLASIEDFKTPVIEKGFYDLAERCGHKVGELVGAPRLAVSGVTAGPGLWEMFEIIGKEEVLRRIYVAMPLMK